GCCAACCAGATCGACGCCAGTGCCGACGTTGTCCTTGCTCTCGTCGATCAGTTGTTTGATTTCACCCGCCGCCGTCGCCGACCTTTGCGCCAGCGCCCGGACCTCTGCGGCAACAACAGCAAACCCACGCCCTGCGTCTCCGGCACGGGCGGCCTCAACCCCCGCATTCAGCGCCAGAAGGTTGGTCTGGAAGGCGATCTCGTCAATCACAGTGATGATCTTGGCGATCCGCTCGGATGAGTTTTCGATCGCGGACATGGCGCCAATGGCATCGGATACAACCCGCTCACTCTGCACGGCGACAGACTGCGTGTTGCCAACAATTTCCTCGACCTTGCGCGCGCCTTCAGCAGCAGCGCGCACGGTCGATGTCAGCTGTTCCAAAGCCGCCGCCGTCTGCTCCAGCGTGGCTGCCTGGCTTTCGGTGCGATGCGACAGATCGGTGGACGACTGACTGATCTCGGATGCGGTCTGCTCCACCGCGAAGGACACATTCTTGACCGTGTTAACGGCCTTTTCCAGCTGTTCCATGGAGCGATTGAAGGCCTTGGCGATTACCACCGTGTCTTCCGAGCTGCGCACATTGACCCGCTGACGCAGATCTCCCTCGCTCAACGCCTGAAGTCCGGCGGCAACCTCCTGGAGGGCACGGCGGCGGGCGGTGACATCGGTTGCAACCTTGATGACCTTTTCGGTCACACCATCGGCACCAACCACAGGTGCATAGGTCGCCTGGATCCACACCACCGACCCATCCTTGGCAAGCCGGGGATATTGATCCGACATATTGCGCCCGGCTCGCAGCGCCGTCCAGAACTGTGCATAGTCCCCGCTTGCTGCAAATTTCGAATCCACGAACATGGCATGGTTTTTGCCGACAATCTCGTCGAGCTGGTATCCCAGCAACGAAAGAAAATTCTCGTTCGCAGAGATGATGGTTCCGTCAGCTTTGAACTGGATAACCGCCTGAGTTCGCTCGATCATATCCACGAGCACGCGATCCATTTCCGATCTTTCGGGCGCTGCCCGCGTCCTACCTTTAAAAAACACTCCAGCGCTCCGCGATGAGTTGGATTGGTTGTGTACTGAAAGCTCAAACTATCCGGAAATCTCTATCTAAACTTTAACGCTTGCAGAAAATCCGCGGTGCAAAAGAATAGCTCACGCTTCGACGGGATAGATGCCGACGGGAAAATGCGGCATGCCCGCTCCACTGCGACAGGACGTCTCTGCCACACCGGAACAAAGTAAAGGGGAGAAGAGAAGCAGTGGCGGACCGAGGAGGATTCGAACCCCCGACCCCTTGATTCGTAGTCAAGTACTCTATCCAGCTGAGCTATCGGTCCACTGCTGCGGGATTTAAGGCTCCCAGACGAATGCGGATTTACCATTCGTCTAACCTGCGCCGTCCACACCATTTTCAGTGTTTCAGGTAGTGGCGGACCGAGGAGGATTCGAACCCCCGACCCCTTGATTCGTAGTCAAGTACTCTATCCAGCTGAGCTATCGGTCCACTGGTGGCGGGGTTTAATGTGACCCGCAGATAGGCGCAACCCCAAAAACGAAATTAGTTTCAGCGCACCCGCACGGGCGCGTGAGCGACTTAAAACGCTCCGTCTCCTTTGGGCAGGCAGATCTCAAAAACCGTGCCCTCCGGGCCAGTCTGACGCATGTAAACGGCGCCGCCATGGCCCCGCGCCAATTCCTGCGCGATGGCAAGGCCAAGGCCACTGCCCCCCTTGCGCGCGCCACCCTGGAACGGGGTGAACAGGTTGTCCTGCGCCTTTTTTGGCAGCCCCGGCCCGGTATCGGTGATCCGGATTATCCAGGCGTCATCCTCTTCGCTGGCGGTGATTTTGACCTGCCCCGGCTTTCCGGTCGCGGCAATGGCCTGGCGGGCGTTGCGCACCAGGTTCATCACGATCCGGTAGAGCTGCTCCTGATCTGCCCGCACAGTCAGTCCAGCCGGGACCGAGGCCACGATCTCGACCTCTCCACCGCTGGCCGCCAGGGTCTCGCTTTCGGCGACGTCACAGGCGATCTCATGCAAGGAGACGAAAGCAAATGTTGGCGCGGGTTCTTCGGCACGGCCAAAGGCCAGCGTGCCTTCGCACAGCGAAACGGCCCTTGTGATGGAATTCACCAGCTTGGGCGCCAGCCTGCGCACCAGTGGATCCTCGCTGGTTTCGATGCGGTCGGTGAACAGCTGCGCCGAGGTCAGGATATTGCGCAGATCGTGGCTGACCTTGGCCACCGCTCCGCCCAGCTGCGCCAGCCGTTCTTTCTGCTTCAGCGCGTGGGTCAGCTCGGTCTGCAGCTTCATCAGCGCCTCTTCGGCTTCGCGCAGTTCAGTTACGCCTGCGTTTGGCTGGATGATTCCCCGCGCATCCTCGGGCGCGGCTGCATAGCGCTGCATATAGCCCACAACGCCCTTGATCGGGCGCACCAGGAACACCCGCACCGCCATGAACAGCAAAAGCGCCGTAAAGACCGAGATCACCGCCGACAGGATCAGAATACGAACGCCATAATCGATCATCGCCGACCGCAGGGGCGCGGTCTCCATGGTGATTTCGATCAGCAGCCCGGCATCTCGCACCGGCGCGCCAATGACCCGGATAATGCGGTTTCCGGGCGTCACCATACGCGTCATCGCATCGGAAATCAGTGTGAACGGCCCGGCCATGCGCAGATCAAAGGTACCTTCGATCGGCTGCGGAATCGGCGAGGACAGCACCAGCTGGCGCATCTCGTCCCGGCGCAGGACCACGTTGAAGACTCCCGCATTCGCCAGAAGCTCCTTCTCCAGCTCCGAATCCAGCATGTCGTCCGCCAGAAGCGCCAGCGAGGCGAGCTGCGCCCGCTCCAGACGGTCCGACAGGTAATCCAGCCGAAACCGGGAAATGGAGGGCACGAAGATCAGCACCTCGGCCAGCATTACAAAGACCGTGGTCAGAACCAGAAATCTGCCCGACAGCGTATTCAGCATTTCGCCCCTTCCGGCTTAGGGGATCCAGCGCTGTACGAACCGGACCACGCGTTCAACCTTGGGATTATCAAATAGACGAGGAGAGAAATAGGCCCCCGCGACCCGTTTGTTAACCTCACCAATCGTCGGATAGGGCGAGACCATGGCCGCGACCTGGCTCATCTTCATATTATTGGCCAGAACAAGCGACCAGAGGTTGATCAGTTCGCCTGCCTGATGGCCGACAATCGTGACCCCCACCGGACGGCCCTTGACCACCATCGCCTTGATGAAACCCTTCGCCTTGCGCTCGGCAAGGGCGCGGTCGTTGTGGCTGAAATCAAACCGCGCGATCTCCAGCTGGCTGCCGTGTTTCTTCCGCGCCTCTGCTTCGGTCAGGCCGACCTGCGCCAGTTCCGGGTCCGTATAGGTGGCCCAGGGAATATGGGCGGTCTTTGCCTTTGACGGCAGCCCGAACAGGACAGAGCGGATGATCACCCCGGCATGATATCCCGCCACATGGGTAAACTGCAGCCCCCCGGCCACGTCACCGATGGCATAGACGCGGCGATTGGTAGTGCGCAGGCTGTCATCGACCTTGATCCCCGAGCGCGTGGTCTCGATCCCCGCTACGTCCAGGTTTAGCCGCTCCGTATTGGTCTTGCGCCCGACCGCCACCAACAGATGCGTACCTTTGAAGATGCGGCCATCCTTTGCTTCAACTTCAATAGCCCCCGCCGCGCCGCGAATCTCACTGGCCAGGGCCTGTTCGGCAATCTCAACGCCTTCGGCGCGCAGATGATCCAGCACCAGGGTTGCGGCCTCGGGATCATCCTTTGCCAGCGCGGTGTCACCTTCGATCACCGTCACCTTGCTGCCCAAACGCACATGCGCCTGCGCCATTTCCAGACCGATGGGGCCACCGCCGATGATCAGCAGATGATCTGGGCGCTCGCGCAGATCAAACAGGGTCTCGTTGGTCTCATAAGGCACCTGATCCAGCCCGGGGATTGGCGGCACCAGCGGCGACGATCCCGTGGCGATGACAATCCGCCGCGCGGTGATGACGTGATCGCCCGCCTCCACCTCGCGCGGAGAAATAAACCGCCCGAGCGCACGGATCACCCGCACCCCGAACCCTTCGAACCGCTCCTGACTGTCGACCGGTGCAATGGTGTCGATCACATCCTGAACATGATCCTTGGCCGCCGCGTAATCCGCCTGCGGCACCTGATCAGCCACCCCGAAGGCCGCGGAATGCGCGGCGCCATAGGCCGCCTTGGCGCTGGCCAGCAGCGCCTTTGAAGGTACGCAACCGTAGTTGAGGCAATCGCCGCCCATCTTGTGCCCCTCCAGAAGGACCACATCGGCGCCCATCTGGCTGGCCCCGGCCGCGACAGACAAGCCACCTGACCCGGCCCCGATGACCAGCAGATCACATTTAATACGCTGCATGATCATGCCTCCGGCGTTTTGCCTGCACCCTTGCGGCGCAGCGATTTGACGATGATTGGCATGGCCGCCAGCACACAGAGCCCCAGAATCGGGCCGATCACATGCGGCTCCCACAGGAGCGACAGGTCGGGATCCTCGCCTCGGTCGAACACGGCGCCGACACCAACACCGATCCAGGTAAAGACGATGGCGCCGGGGATGATTCCCACCGCCGTCGTCCACAGGAAGTTTCCGAACTTCACCCCGACCATGGCGGGCAGCAGATTAGCCACGAAAAACGGTACCGCCGGAACAAGGCGTAACAGCAGGAGCACCTCAATCTCGTTTTCCCGCAGCGCCTGTTTTAACATTTGCACGCGTCCTTCGGCGGCTTCGAAGCGGGCCGAGAGTGTTTCGCCCAGCCCCCAGCGCGCCGCCAGAAAGATGCCTGCTGCACCGATGGTGGCCGAGACCACATTGAGCGTAGTCCCGGTGGCAAGGCCGAACAGGAACCCGCCGGTCACCGAAGCAACAGCGGCGCCGGGCAGCGAAAACACGACCATGACGATGTAAACGGCCGCAAAAACCGCCGCGAGGCCGATCAGATTCTCATCACGGAACTGCAACAGCGCCTCCCGATTGTCCCGAAGCGTGTCGAAGGTAAGGTAATCCTTCAGCGTCACGGCTCCGATCACCGCGACCACAGCCACGATAATCAAAGGCAGGTGCCGCGCGATGCCCGGCTTTTTGAGGTCTGTCATCTTGCTCTCACCCATGTCTTGGCTGTTCGGCAGGGCACGGACACCGGGGGAGGTCCGCCCCCCTTGATCCGCCTGCCCCGGCGCCTTTTGCTGCTCCGGTGCATTTTTCTATGATCAATATGGCCCCGGCACGAGCCTGACGCATAGCAGTTCACGGGCGCTTGATCACCGGACATTTTTCGTGAGAAATCCACTGGCCCACATGCGCGCTCTGTAACAATCCCACCGGTTTTCGTGACACGACAGCGCCGCAGCCCCCCGAATTTTGACATAAATATTGCATGAGGGGACGAAAAGCGGCGAAAACACCGGCCAATGGGTTTGACTTGCCGCCCGATCCCTTCTAATGACCGGGCTTCGAGATTTGACCCCGGGAGGCGATTCCGCGCCCTGCCCGTAGATACAATGTGGAGACCGGAGCGATGAAACGCACCTATCAGCCTTCGAACCTGGTTCGCAAACGCCGCCACGGCTTCCGTGCGCGCATGGCCACCAAGGCAGGCCGCAAGATCCTGAACGCACGCCGCGCACGTGGCCGGAAAGAGCTGAGCGCATAAACCGCGCTCACTGCTTGATCCGCGTTGACGGTATGACACCGCCGAAGGCCCCCAAAGACGGCTCTGCCGACGACCGGGACACGCCTTCGGCGGTTTCCGTTTGTCCAGATGGCGCCGAATCCCCGCAAGGGATTGAGGTGTTGACCAAGCGCCGCGAGTTTCTTGCGGCTGCGCGCGCGCGTCGTCAGGGCAGCAAGGGCATGATGGTCCAGGGTCGCAACCGCCGGGATACCGGCGGCATTCGCGTTGGCTTCACCTGCTCAAAAAAGGTCGGCAATGCCGTTGCCCGCAACCGGGCCAAACGCCGACTGCGCGAGGTGGCTCGGATGATTCTGCCCAGTCACGGTCGCCCCGGCTGGGATTACGTGCTCATTGGCCGCGCCAATGAAACCGCCCAGCGCCCGTTCGAAGAACTGAAACGCGACCTGATCTACGCCCTGAAGAAGATTCACGGCTGATCCTGTCTGCGGGGCCTTCCCCGGGCCCAACCTGCTTCCTATCTTGATCAACATGACCTTCTTTGCCCGCATCCTTGCCCTGCCCGTGCGCGCCTATCGGCTGATCTTCAGTCCCTGGGTCGGTTTTAACTGCCGGTATCAACCCACCTGCTCGGCCTATGCGCTGGAATCGCTGGAAAAACACGGCGCAGTAAAGGGAACATGGCTGTCTCTGCGGCGAATCGGCCGCTGCCATCCCTTGGGCGGAGATGGCTACGATCCGGTACCGGGCAGCGATCCACAGCACGAGACCGAACAAAAGAGCAAGTCACAGGGTTAAGGGGCTGCTATTCCCCACCCAGCGCCCACGACAGGCACTCTCGGCTCAAAACCTTGTGCCCCGCTTTTTTCTTGGCAAAGCCGTTTTGACAGGCTACGGGGCCGTCATGCTTGATGATGATCTGGACGAAATCCATCCGCTCTTTGCCGGTGCGCCCTCCACCACCGAATTCAAGAAGCTGCGCAAACGCATAGTCCGCTATGCCCGCGAAGCGATTGATCAATACGGCATGGTGGAACGACGCACGGACGGCACCACGCCGCGCTGGCTGGTCTGCCTGTCCGGCGGCAAGGACAGCTACACCCTGCTTGCGGTTCTATATGAACTGAAATGGCGTGGGCTGTTGCCGGTGGACCTTCTGGCCTGCAATCTGGATCAGGGTCAGCCCGGTTTTCCGGCAACGGTTCTGCCGGAATTCCTTGAAAAGATGGGCGTTCCGCACCGCATCGAATATCAGGACACCTACAGTATCGTCGTCGACAAGGTGCCACAGGGGCGGACCTATTGCGCCCTGTGCTCCCGCCTGCGCCGGGGTAACCTTTATAGGATCGCGCGCGAGGAAGGCTGCTCCGCAGTTGTGCTGGGGCATCACCGCGATGACATCCTTGAGACGTTCTTCATGAACCTGTTTCATGGCGGGCGACTGGCTACCATGCCGCCCAAGCTGGTCAATGAAGAGGGCGACCTCTTCCTGTTCCGCCCCCTGGCCCATGTGGCCGAGGCGGATTGCGAGAAATTTGCCAAGGCGATGAACTACCCGATCATCCCCTGCGACCTGTGCGGAAGCCAGGACGGCCTGCAACGCCAGCAGGTCAAACAGATCCTGGATCAGTGGGAATCAAACAGCCCCGGGCGCCGCCAGGTTATGTTCCGGGCCCTGATGAATGCACGTCCTTCGCATCTTCTTGACCCGAAACTGTTCGATTTTGTAGGGTTGAGCGTGAAAAACCCATCAGAAACAGAAGATTTGGACAAGATTCCCGTATTGCGTTAACTCCGCAGTTAGAAGCGGATCATAGTCTTTGCATGCACCCCTGTGCAGAAGGTGAAAGGTCCGCTCATGCCAAAACTCAATTCAGGTCTGCTGACGCACATCCGGAGAAAGATCGCTCCTGCGTTGTTCACGCCTCCTGTCTTGGCGTTTCTGCCTGCCCTGACACTGGCGACCTTCTGGATTGGCGGCGAGGCTGCGCTGCTTTGGGTGGCCCTCGGCCTTCCCATTCTCTTCGCAGCCCTTGGCGGCTTTGACCGCTCACGTAATCGCGGTACACCCCGGGATAGCATCACCGGCATGATGCTGCGCGAAGGGTTCGAACTGGGTGTGCGCGACGTGTTCGAGGACACCTCTGATACCGGGCTGCGCTCGGTGATCTACATCATCGAAATCGACGATTACAAAAACGTGGTGGATCGCTACGGTCAGGAAGCCGGCGATCAGATCATGCAGCGTTGCGGCGACCGCATCGCCAGCACCCTGCGAAATAAGGATATCGTGGCACGGATCGGCGACAGCAAATTCGGCATCTGCCTGACACCCGTGTTGCAGCTGGACCTGGAATCCTGCGTGCAGCTGTCCGGCCGCATGCAGGCCTCGGTCGAAGAACCGATCTCGCTTGATGGCACATCGGTTTATATCTCCTGCTCCATCGGGTTCTGCCTGCGCAGCCGTGCGCCGGGCACCAAACCTTCCGACTGGGTCGCTGCCGCCGCCACCGCGCTGGCCGAGGCGCAGCAAAATGGCCCCTCGGGCATCCGGGTCTATTCCGCAGATATCTATCACCGCACCAAAGCGCGCTGTAATCTGCGCGACGAAGTTGCCGAGGCGCTGGAAACCGGTCAGATCATGCCCTGGTTCCAGCCCCAGATCTCAACGGATACCGGACGAGTGTCCGGGTTTGAGGCGCTGGCCCGCTGGATGCATCCGGTCCGCGGCCTGATCCCGCCGCATACTTTCCTGCCCGCGCTGGAAGAAGCCGGGCTGATGGAGCGGCTGAGCCAGGTCATGCTGTTCCACTCTCTCACCGCCATCAAGGCATGGGACGCGGCTGGTGTGGAGGTTCCCTCTGTCGGGGTGAACTTTGCCACCCAGGAGCTGCGCAACCCCGGCCTTGCCGACAATATCCGCTGGGAACTGGAACGCTTTGGCCTGTCGTCGGACCGCCTGTCGGTCGAAATTCTGGAAACCGTCATGACGGACCAGCCCGACGATGTGGTGACCCGTAATATCGCAGCGCTGAGCGCCATGGGCTGCCGGATTGAGCTGGATGATTTCGGTACCGGCCATGCCTCGATCTCGGCGGTGCGGCGCTTCAATATCTCCCGGATCAAGATCGACCGCTCTTTCGTGATGAAATCGGACCGCGATCCGGAGCAGCAGAAACTGATTGCTGCGATCCTGACCATGGCCGAACGTCTGGACCTGGAAACCCTGGCCGAAGGCGTTGAAACCGTGGGCGAGCACGCGCTGCTGTCGCAACTGGGCTGTGACCATGTTCAGGGCTTTGGCATCGGCCGCCCGATGCCCTTTGACCAGACTCTGGACTGGATCACCGCGCATCAGTCCAAACTGCAGGACGCACCGGCCATTGGACGGCAAAACCCCTGATTTTTTGGATTTCCCGGCGCCGGGGGCGGAATGCCGCCCCTGTTTTCCCGGATTCCGCTTGACCTTTGGGGTCCACCTCTGTTGAACCACACCCTGTCATTCCATGCACGAGGTGGCGGTCCCCAATGGACGATCAGAACAAGAATCTCATTCTCGCAACAGCACTCAGTTTCCTGGTGATCCTTGGGTGGTACAGCTTTTTCCCGCCGCCGGAACCGGAGCCTGCTCCGGAAACCGTGGCGAATGAAACGGCTCCTGCGGGAGACACGGCAGCTGCGCCCGGCGCAGCCCAGCCCGATACCGCAGTCAGCACCCAGCCCAGCGAAGAGGCCCAGGCCCCCGACGCTCCGCGCCTGACCATCGATACCCCGCGCCTGGCGGGCAGTATCTCGCTTCAGGGTGGGCGGATCGATGATTTGGCGCTGAAAGACTACCACGTCGAGCTGGCAGAGGACTCCGACATCGTGCGGGTCCTGTCCCCGGTGGGCGAGGACAATGCCTTTTACGCGCTTTATGGCTGGGCACCGGGCACCGGGCTTGGCTTTGACGATGTTCCGGGCGCCAATACCGTCTGGTCTGCGGACGAAGGCCAGGTTCTGACACCGGACAGCCCGGTGACCCTGACCTGGGACAACGGCAAGGGCCTGACCTTTACCCGTACCGTCGCAGTGGATGAGGATTATCTGTTCTCGGTCACCCAATCGGTTCAGAACGCCACCGGCGCCACCGTGGCCCTGGCCCCTTATGGCACCCTGGCGCGTCACGGCGAACCTGCGAATCTGAAAAACTTCTTCATCCTGCACGAAGGCGTCGTCGGCATGGCCGACGGAGAGCTGGCGGAAATCGACTATGGCGACATGGCCGATTTCGACCCCGATCCGCGTGATGGATCGCGCGCCGAGGTCAAGCAGGTCGAATCCAACGGCTGGCTCGGCTTCACCGACCACTACTGGATGTCCACGCTGATTCCCGAACCCGGTCAGGGCTTCCGCTCGATCGCGAAATACGACGAGCGGCGCGAGATCTACCAGACCGACGTCGTGCTGCCGACCGCGACCCTCGCCGATGGCGAAAGCAGCGAAGTCACCACCATGCTGTTTTCCGGCGCCAAGGAATGGGCGACCATCCGTGGCTACCAAAAAGACGGCATCGAAGGCTTCCTCGACAGCATCGACTGGGGCTGGTTCTTCTTCCTGACCAAACCGATCTTTGCCGTCCTGCACTGGCTGCACGCGATGATCGGCAACATGGGCTGGTCCATTATCGGCCTCACCATCTTCATCAAGATCCTGGTCTTCCCGCTGGCATATAAATCCTATGCGTCGATGGCGAAGATGAAGGAACTTCAGCCGCAGATGGAAAAGCTGAAAGAGCGCGCAGGCGACGACCGTCAGAAGCTCCAGAAAGAAATGATGGAGCTCTACAAGAAGGAAAAGGTGAACCCCGCTGCGGGCTGCCTGCCGATCCTGATCCAGATCCCGATCTTCTTCTCGCTCTACAAGGTGATCTTCGTCACGCTGGAACTGCGGCACGCGGCCTTTTTTGGTCCCTTCCAGGACCTCAGCGCGCCCGATCCGACCTCGTTGATGAACCTCTTCGGCCTGCTGCCGTTCTCTGGCCCCGAGCCCGGAACCATCTTTGCCACCGTGTTCATCGGGATCCTGCCCATCCTTCTGGGTGTGTCCATGTGGCTGCAGCAGAAACTGAATCCGGCGCCCACCGATCCGACGCAAAAGATGATCTTTGCCTGGATGCCTTGGGTGTTCATGTTCATGCTTGGCGGTTTTGCTTCGGGTCTGGTGGTTTACTGGATTGCGAACAACACCATCACCTTTACGCAGCAGTATCTGATCATGCGCAGCCACGGGTATAAACCGGACGTGTTTGGCAATATCAAATCCAGCATGAAACGCGCACCCAAGACGGAAGACAAATGACAGACACCGTTACAGAGATCTGGCGCCACCCGGTCAAATCACACGGCCGGGAAGCGCTGGAAACGGTAACACTGACCGCCGGGCAGACCATGCCCGGCGATCGTGTTTGGGCGGTGGCGCATGAGGCCTCTACCGCCGATGGCAGCGCATGGGTGCCCTGTTCCAATTTCAGCCGTGGCGCCAAGGCGCCGCAACTGATGGCGATTGATGCCAGCTACGACGAGGCCACCGGCCACGTCACGCTGCGCCATCCCAGCCGGGGCGAACTGACCTTCGACCCCGACGCCGCAGAGGACCTGCCCCGGTTTCTTGATTGGGTGGCCCCGCTGATGCCCGCAGAGCGCGCCGCCTCGGCGCATATCGTTCGGGTGCCGGGGCGTGGCATGACAGACACCGATTTCCCCTCGGTGTCGCTGTGCAACCTTGCCTCGCACCGCGCGGTCGAGGCGGCGATCGGTCATGAGCTGTCGCCACAACGCTGGCGTGGCAACATCTGGTTCGATCTGGGCACGCCCTGGGTGGAAAACGAATGGCTCGGCCGTGAGGTGCAGATCGGGGAAGCGGTCTTTGCGGTGCGCGAACGCACCCGCCGCTGCATGGCGACAACCGCCAACCCGGCCACCGGCGAACGCGATGCCGAAACGCTGAAGACCCTGAACAGTGCCTTTGGCCATCAGGATTTTTCAGTCTATGCAGAGGTCGTGCGCGGCGGAACTATCCGCCTTGGCGATCTGGTAAAGGTGCTCTGATGCAAATGCAATTTTCCCTGGCCGAAGCGCCGGACGAGGCAACCGCCGAAAAGGGCCGCAAACTCTTTGCTGGCCAGTCCGAATTCCTGAAAGGCGTGGTCGCCATGTCGGGCCTGCCCGAAGCTGACCGGGTCGAGGTCTGCTTTGCCGGGCGCTCCAACGTGGGCAAGTCGAGCCTGATCAACGCGCTGACCGGCACCAAGGGGCTGGCGCGCGCCTCCAACACCCCGGGCCGCACGCAAGAGATCAACTATTTCACCCAAGGTCCCGATCTCTACCTCGTCGACCTGCCCGGCTATGGCTATGCCAATGCGCCGCTGGCGGTGGTGGAGAAATGGCAGAAGCTGCTGAAACGCTATCTCAGCGGGCGTCAGACCCTGCGCCGCGCCTTTGTGCTGATCGACAGCCGCCACGGCATCAAGAAGGTCGATGACGAGATCATGGCGCTGCTGGACAGCGCTGCGGTGACCTTCCAATGCGTGATGACCAAGGCCGACAAGGTCAAGGCGAAGGATCTGGATAAGGTGATGGAGCAGGTACGTAGCGCCCTGTCCAAACACCCGGCGGCCTATCCTGAAATCGTGATGACCTCTTCTGAGAAGGGCGAGGGAATCGCCACGCTGCGCTCGATCATCTCCGGCATCGACTAAGCCATTCGGCGCCCGTCAAACATGCTGGGCGCCGTTCACTTCGATCTCCGCCCCGGAGATATATGAGCTCCCTTCAGAGCAGAGGAAGTAGATCGCAGAGGCGACTTCCTCGGGCTGGCCCAGACGCTGCATCGGCAGTTTTTCCACGATATGTTCGGTCCCCGGTGACAGGATTGCCGTTTCCACCTCTCCCGGCGCGATGGCATTGACCCGCACGCCGAGCGGGCCGAAGTCATGCGCCATCTCCCGCGTCAGTGCTGCCAAGGCTGCCTTTGACGTGGCATAGGCCGCCCCAGCGAAGGGATGCACCCGGCTGCCCGCGATTGAGGTCACGTTGACCACGGAGCCCTTGGCGGCTGCCAGTTCATCCTTCAACCCCCGCGCCAGCACCACCGAGGCAAAGAAATTGACGTGGAACACCTTGCCCCATGTCATCAGATCAGTGTCGAGCGTGTTCAGCCGTTCGCCATCCGGCCCTTTGGGGGAAATCCCCGCATTATTGACCAGTGCATCCAGCCGCCCGTTCAGACGCTCCTGAATGACCCCAACCGCATTAATGGTGTCCGAGGGGTCCGACAGGTCCAGTTGCACGTGATTCTCTTCTCCGCCGCCCCAGGGGCATTCCTGCGGAAACGGGTGGCGGGAACAGGTGATCACCCGCCAGCCTTCGGCATTGAAATGCCGCACGGTGGCATGGCCAATGCCGCGGCTGGCTCCGGTCAGCAAAAGGGTCTTCTGGCTCATTGGGTGGGTTCCGGTCTGAGGGCTCTACGGCCTGACCCTATCATTCCCGCACCGCGCTGCAACGGCGCACTTGGCAC
This genomic stretch from Phaeobacter gallaeciensis harbors:
- a CDS encoding SDR family NAD(P)-dependent oxidoreductase — protein: MSQKTLLLTGASRGIGHATVRHFNAEGWRVITCSRHPFPQECPWGGGEENHVQLDLSDPSDTINAVGVIQERLNGRLDALVNNAGISPKGPDGERLNTLDTDLMTWGKVFHVNFFASVVLARGLKDELAAAKGSVVNVTSIAGSRVHPFAGAAYATSKAALAALTREMAHDFGPLGVRVNAIAPGEVETAILSPGTEHIVEKLPMQRLGQPEEVASAIYFLCSEGSSYISGAEIEVNGAQHV
- a CDS encoding putative bifunctional diguanylate cyclase/phosphodiesterase translates to MPKLNSGLLTHIRRKIAPALFTPPVLAFLPALTLATFWIGGEAALLWVALGLPILFAALGGFDRSRNRGTPRDSITGMMLREGFELGVRDVFEDTSDTGLRSVIYIIEIDDYKNVVDRYGQEAGDQIMQRCGDRIASTLRNKDIVARIGDSKFGICLTPVLQLDLESCVQLSGRMQASVEEPISLDGTSVYISCSIGFCLRSRAPGTKPSDWVAAAATALAEAQQNGPSGIRVYSADIYHRTKARCNLRDEVAEALETGQIMPWFQPQISTDTGRVSGFEALARWMHPVRGLIPPHTFLPALEEAGLMERLSQVMLFHSLTAIKAWDAAGVEVPSVGVNFATQELRNPGLADNIRWELERFGLSSDRLSVEILETVMTDQPDDVVTRNIAALSAMGCRIELDDFGTGHASISAVRRFNISRIKIDRSFVMKSDRDPEQQKLIAAILTMAERLDLETLAEGVETVGEHALLSQLGCDHVQGFGIGRPMPFDQTLDWITAHQSKLQDAPAIGRQNP
- the yihA gene encoding ribosome biogenesis GTP-binding protein YihA/YsxC; translation: MQMQFSLAEAPDEATAEKGRKLFAGQSEFLKGVVAMSGLPEADRVEVCFAGRSNVGKSSLINALTGTKGLARASNTPGRTQEINYFTQGPDLYLVDLPGYGYANAPLAVVEKWQKLLKRYLSGRQTLRRAFVLIDSRHGIKKVDDEIMALLDSAAVTFQCVMTKADKVKAKDLDKVMEQVRSALSKHPAAYPEIVMTSSEKGEGIATLRSIISGID
- the yidC gene encoding membrane protein insertase YidC, whose translation is MDDQNKNLILATALSFLVILGWYSFFPPPEPEPAPETVANETAPAGDTAAAPGAAQPDTAVSTQPSEEAQAPDAPRLTIDTPRLAGSISLQGGRIDDLALKDYHVELAEDSDIVRVLSPVGEDNAFYALYGWAPGTGLGFDDVPGANTVWSADEGQVLTPDSPVTLTWDNGKGLTFTRTVAVDEDYLFSVTQSVQNATGATVALAPYGTLARHGEPANLKNFFILHEGVVGMADGELAEIDYGDMADFDPDPRDGSRAEVKQVESNGWLGFTDHYWMSTLIPEPGQGFRSIAKYDERREIYQTDVVLPTATLADGESSEVTTMLFSGAKEWATIRGYQKDGIEGFLDSIDWGWFFFLTKPIFAVLHWLHAMIGNMGWSIIGLTIFIKILVFPLAYKSYASMAKMKELQPQMEKLKERAGDDRQKLQKEMMELYKKEKVNPAAGCLPILIQIPIFFSLYKVIFVTLELRHAAFFGPFQDLSAPDPTSLMNLFGLLPFSGPEPGTIFATVFIGILPILLGVSMWLQQKLNPAPTDPTQKMIFAWMPWVFMFMLGGFASGLVVYWIANNTITFTQQYLIMRSHGYKPDVFGNIKSSMKRAPKTEDK
- a CDS encoding MOSC domain-containing protein, encoding MTDTVTEIWRHPVKSHGREALETVTLTAGQTMPGDRVWAVAHEASTADGSAWVPCSNFSRGAKAPQLMAIDASYDEATGHVTLRHPSRGELTFDPDAAEDLPRFLDWVAPLMPAERAASAHIVRVPGRGMTDTDFPSVSLCNLASHRAVEAAIGHELSPQRWRGNIWFDLGTPWVENEWLGREVQIGEAVFAVRERTRRCMATTANPATGERDAETLKTLNSAFGHQDFSVYAEVVRGGTIRLGDLVKVL